The DNA window AGGAACACATTATTATGAGATTACTATACGGCTACTACTAGCCACTTTTTTAGGTGGACTTGTGGGGATTGAACGAGAGCAGAATAATCATCCGGCAGGTTTTAGGACTCATATTTTAGTTTGTGTCGGTTCAACTCTGATCATGTTAATTTCAATGTATGGCTTCGAGGAATTTATTTATAATAATCCGCAGATAAATACGATTCAAGATCCAGCTCGTTTAGCTGCTCAAGTGGTAAGTGGGATTGGTTTTCTTGGTGCGGGAACGATTTTGGTTCATGGTGGTACGATTAGAGGATTAACAACGGCGGCTTCCTTATGGGTTGTTGCAGGGATAGGGCTAGCGCTTGGAACAGGATTTTATTATGGGGCTGCTTTAGCCACTGTTCTTGTATTAGTTAGCCTTGTCGTTTTAAATAAAATAGAGGAAGCCTTTATTCGTAAAGGCAAGTCACAACTCATTCAAATTACGGTTAAAGACTCTCCAGGAAAGCTCGGAGAAATCGCCACGAAAATTGGTGACCGGAAGATAAGTATAAGGCGTTTGAGTATTGAAGAGGGGAAAGAGCAGGAAGGTTATGTGAAGCTCACAGTAGACGTTAGGCTACCAAACAAAGCGATTTTATTTCAAATTGTTGATGAGCTTCGGCAGATAGATGGTATTACAGATGTGTCTATAGGGAAGTAATTTTAAAGTCTCCTGAGGGAGGCTTTATTTCTTTCAAGAAGTTGAAAGTATGATAAAATAAGCTTAGTCCCTGAGAACAGGGAGGAATGAGACTAGAAAGAGGATAA is part of the Bacillus horti genome and encodes:
- a CDS encoding MgtC/SapB family protein — protein: MEWLQDAWQAFTGTHYYEITIRLLLATFLGGLVGIEREQNNHPAGFRTHILVCVGSTLIMLISMYGFEEFIYNNPQINTIQDPARLAAQVVSGIGFLGAGTILVHGGTIRGLTTAASLWVVAGIGLALGTGFYYGAALATVLVLVSLVVLNKIEEAFIRKGKSQLIQITVKDSPGKLGEIATKIGDRKISIRRLSIEEGKEQEGYVKLTVDVRLPNKAILFQIVDELRQIDGITDVSIGK